Part of the Candidatus Saccharibacteria bacterium genome, TTACAGATTTTCAGCAAGTATTGTTGGCTAAAATTGCCGCTCAGCATATGCCAGAAACTGGTAGCCACAGCGGCAGCAAAGTTAACGGTGGCGAAATTGGGCATGCCGTTGTGGCCGCTGCTTTAACAGACGCACGCGACATTCACCAACAGGTTCACCAGTTAGTTGAAGGCACACAGCTGTCGGCTGATATAGCCGCCAGCGGCATTACTGACTTTGGCGTCAATGGAAATGTCCGCCAAAACCGAGAATACGTGCTTACTTCTGATTCTATTGCTGGCGTATTTGTTGTTGAGGGTCAACAATTACCTTTCCCGATCGATGATCCGTTTATTGCCTCTGCCGGGTTTACGCTGGCAGCAAAAGAATCAACGAACAAACCTAATGAGCTTGGGCAGAACTTAGCGGGTATGGCGTCGTAATGGAAGTGCTTGCCGGCGAGTTTGATCTTGATGATTTTTTTTCGAATGCGCCAGAAGCAAAGGACGTTAGTGGCAATGACATAGATCTTGATTTTGACGCTGCCCTAAGCCGAGCAGTTGATGATAAAGATGACCAAGAAGCATTTGCGGCTTTAACCTGGCACATTGAAACTGTTCAAGAAAATGGCGACCTCACTCGTTTAGCCGAAATGTCGATGGTTCTTGGCACCACAGCTTGTATGCATGATCACATGCAAGAAATGGCGAATAGCGTAGACATGTTTGGTGCGCACAACAAAGACAGCCATGACCACAGCGATAGTCATTATAATCATCAGCACGAGAACCAAGAAAAAACCAAAAAAACCTGCGGAAAGTGCAAAAAAAATAAAAACAGCTGTAAATGCTAAATTACGCTCTGCTCACGTTATAATAATAAGTAGGTATGAACAGCATCGATCACCCCATCTACAGCATGAGCTTTGCTAAGGTGTACCCCCTGTATGTGCAAAAGGCCACAAAAAAAGGACGAACAAAAGAAGAAGTTGATCAGATACTAAACTGGTTAACTGGCTACACTGATGATTTATTGCAAAAAGCGTTAATTAACGAAATTGATTTTAGGACATTTTTTGATCAAGCGACCCTACTTAACCCGCAGCGCAAACTAATCACTGGCGTTGTTTGTGGTGTGCGGGTTGAAGATGTCAAAGAGCCCTTAATGCAAGAGATTCGCTACCTTGATAAGTTGATAGATGAATTAGCAAAAGGCAAAACAATGAATAAAATATTACGGGACCCTACCAAGTGAGCGTGTTAACAGATTACTACAAAGACGCTGACCCAGATCGTTTGGCGGTATTGCTTGATTTATGGAACTATGCGAAAGAACAAGAGCCAAAAGCTACCGAAGGACTAAGCTACGGCTACCCTGCCCTAAAATTGAACGGACGTCCATTGATTGGTTTTTCAATAGCTAAACACCATATGAGTGTCTACCCGTTTAGCCCAAAAGTGATCGAACAGATCACACCTGAACTTAAAAACTATGAATATTCCAAAGGATTGATTCGATTTACGGTTAAAAAGCCCGTAACTAAAAAAGTCATTAGCCTGTTAATTGAACTGCGTAAAGACATGCTGAGTAGTTGACAATTTATATATATTATTATATATTTTCAAAGTAATTACACGACAGTGTGGTTAAGCAATAAAGTGAGCGTAGACAGCTCGCTTTTTATTTTGACAGGTATTGTTCGTGTGATCTGGTTTAAATTTAAGGGGTCTTAGATTTTAACCAGATCGCACATCATAGTGCTTTTTGGTAGGTTAATAACCTTGGGAGTAGGTCCCTAGACGCGAGATCCGACTACTACAAGCACAGGAGAAGCAAATGGAAGACAACTTCGGAGTATCGGGCGACTGCGGTCTCGGCTGCAACGGCAACAACTGCCTGGTCGACAACCTGGTCAGCTCGAAAACCGAAATCGTGATCACCCAAGCGCACCCCCTCCTCGGCGGCGAGGATGTCGTCCAGGTCGTTCACCCGACCCTTGGTGCGATCACCGTCGACACCAGCAACCTGGAGGCCTCACGTGCTGCGGCACTGCTGATCGAGCTCGAGACCGCTGCCATGGACACCATGGAGACGATGGCTGAGGCTGCCTTCAAGTTGCTCGCGAATGAGCGCAAGGACAGGTTCGGTCGCATCATGGCCAAGCTGCGCCAGCAGCCGCCGCCCAAGGAAGACACCACCCTTGAGGGACTCGGTGCGAAGCTGGGCTCCCTGACCGTCGCCTTCGAGCACATCGCAGTGGCCCTCGTCGAACTCCACAAGGAGCTGCGTACCGCGGAATCCTTCGACCAGCTGGTCGCCGACCTCGACATCAACGCGTTGTTGGATCGCACCGTCGAACCCATCGCCGAGACCACCGAGGTCGTCGTGAC contains:
- a CDS encoding DUF2200 domain-containing protein; protein product: MNSIDHPIYSMSFAKVYPLYVQKATKKGRTKEEVDQILNWLTGYTDDLLQKALINEIDFRTFFDQATLLNPQRKLITGVVCGVRVEDVKEPLMQEIRYLDKLIDELAKGKTMNKILRDPTK
- a CDS encoding DUF1801 domain-containing protein; the protein is MSVLTDYYKDADPDRLAVLLDLWNYAKEQEPKATEGLSYGYPALKLNGRPLIGFSIAKHHMSVYPFSPKVIEQITPELKNYEYSKGLIRFTVKKPVTKKVISLLIELRKDMLSS